The proteins below come from a single Tachypleus tridentatus isolate NWPU-2018 chromosome 13, ASM421037v1, whole genome shotgun sequence genomic window:
- the LOC143239725 gene encoding thioredoxin, mitochondrial-like — protein sequence MSLPAFLCLRRSVKTVRCFFRSAFNVGLISTTGQKRRTLASSSCLWDSFNVQDNADFEDRVLKSSVPVIVDFHATWCGPCKLLGPRLEKLVDSKGDKVHLAKVDIDNLAELAMEYGVSAVPSVVAIKNGKVFNQFVGVLDEDKLEAFVDKLIGPSDL from the exons ATGAGTCTACCAGCTTTTTTGTGTTTAAGACGTTCTGTAAAAACTGTAAGATGTTTCTTTAGATCAGCCTTTAATGTTGGTTTAATTTCGACGACAGGACAGAAACGTAGAACTCTTGCGTCGTCTTCGTGTTTGTGGGATTCTTTCAATGTTCAGGATAATGCTGACTTCGAAGATAGAGTCCTTAAATCATCTGTACCAGTTATTGTTGACTTTCATGCCAC gTGGTGTGGACCATGTAAATTGCTTGGTCCAAGACTAGAAAAACTTGTAGATTCTAAAGGAGACAAAGTTCATCTTGCTAAAGTAGATATTGATAACCTTGCAGAATTAGCTATGGAATATGGA GTATCGGCTGTTCCATCTGTGGTAGCGATCAAAAATGGAAAAGTTTTCAACCAATTTGTTGGAGTTCTAGATGAAGATAAATTAGAGGCTTTTGTAGACAAGTTGATTGGCCCATCTGACCTTTAA